In Bradyrhizobium guangxiense, the following are encoded in one genomic region:
- a CDS encoding cryptochrome/photolyase family protein, whose product MSDHPALHAAAKTGAPVLCLFVVDDTAGRAPGAATRWWLAQSLRSLGAAIAARGGSLVLRKGPAAKVIGEFARESGARAVYWNEIAQAPHRAVESQLAAMLARLGIGSQSFPGDLLVPPSVIRTKDGRGLRVFTPFWRRLLSLGDPPKPLPAPKQLRPAPNIAGDVLESWRLEPSKPDWAGGLREAWTPGEASARARLRDFLSHTVRRYVGDRDRPDRDGTSGLSPHLRFGELSPRQIWHAARFATDDDPALGPGIAKFLSELGWREFCRHLLHDHPNLATANLQTNFDGFPWKRDAKALAAWQRGRTGYPIVDAGLRELWHTGVMHNRVRMVVASFLVKHLLIDWREGEAWFWDTLVDADAGSNPANWQWVAGCGADAAPYFRVFNPQLQGEKFDPDGTYVRRWVPELEDMPARLIHRPWQATPIELASAGITLGKTYPQPIVDHAKGRERALAAYTTIRKG is encoded by the coding sequence CTGTCCGACCATCCCGCCCTGCATGCCGCCGCCAAAACCGGTGCGCCAGTGCTCTGCCTGTTCGTCGTCGACGACACCGCCGGGCGGGCGCCCGGCGCCGCGACGCGCTGGTGGCTGGCGCAGTCGCTACGATCGCTCGGGGCCGCAATCGCCGCGCGCGGCGGGTCGCTCGTCCTGCGCAAGGGACCGGCCGCCAAGGTCATCGGCGAGTTCGCCCGCGAGAGCGGCGCCCGTGCCGTTTACTGGAATGAGATCGCGCAAGCGCCGCATCGAGCTGTCGAGAGCCAGCTCGCGGCGATGCTGGCAAGGCTCGGCATCGGCTCGCAAAGCTTTCCCGGCGACCTCCTTGTCCCGCCCTCGGTAATCCGTACCAAGGACGGCCGCGGGTTGCGCGTGTTCACGCCATTCTGGCGGCGCCTGCTGTCGCTCGGCGATCCGCCAAAACCGCTGCCTGCTCCGAAGCAGCTGCGCCCTGCACCGAATATCGCCGGTGACGTGCTGGAGAGCTGGCGACTGGAGCCGAGCAAGCCGGATTGGGCAGGCGGGCTGCGCGAGGCATGGACCCCGGGCGAGGCCTCCGCACGAGCGCGCCTGCGCGACTTCCTCAGCCACACTGTGCGCCGCTATGTCGGCGATCGCGATCGCCCGGATCGCGACGGCACCTCAGGGCTCTCGCCGCATTTGAGGTTCGGCGAGCTCAGCCCGCGCCAAATCTGGCACGCGGCGCGGTTTGCCACGGACGATGATCCGGCACTCGGGCCGGGCATCGCAAAGTTCCTGAGCGAGCTCGGCTGGCGCGAGTTCTGCCGCCACCTGCTCCACGACCATCCCAACCTCGCCACCGCAAACCTGCAAACGAACTTCGACGGCTTCCCCTGGAAGCGCGACGCCAAGGCGCTCGCTGCCTGGCAGCGCGGCCGCACCGGCTATCCGATCGTCGATGCCGGCCTGCGCGAGCTCTGGCACACCGGCGTGATGCACAACCGGGTGCGGATGGTGGTCGCCTCCTTCCTGGTCAAGCACCTCTTGATCGACTGGCGCGAGGGCGAAGCCTGGTTCTGGGACACGCTGGTCGATGCGGACGCCGGCAGCAATCCCGCCAATTGGCAATGGGTCGCCGGCTGCGGCGCCGACGCTGCACCCTACTTCCGCGTGTTCAACCCGCAGCTCCAAGGCGAGAAGTTCGATCCGGATGGAACCTACGTTCGGCGCTGGGTGCCGGAGCTGGAGGACATGCCGGCCAGGCTGATCCACCGGCCCTGGCAGGCAACGCCGATCGAGCTTGCGAGCGCAGGCATCACGCTCGGCAAGACCTATCCGCAGCCGATCGTCGATCATGCCAAAGGGCGCGAGCGTGCGCTCGCTGCCTACACGACGATCCGCAAAGGTTGA
- a CDS encoding histone, whose protein sequence is MDDDKPITEQAMETITTAVEATKDAAVTAVKKVRKAAKKVAKKVAPKKAAKKSSKKSSKKAAKKSSKKAAKTTAKKAKKSTKKAKTKKKAKKAKR, encoded by the coding sequence ATGGACGACGACAAGCCGATCACCGAACAGGCGATGGAGACGATCACCACTGCCGTGGAAGCGACCAAGGACGCGGCAGTCACCGCGGTCAAGAAAGTCAGGAAGGCCGCCAAGAAGGTCGCAAAGAAAGTAGCGCCGAAGAAGGCAGCCAAGAAGAGCTCGAAGAAGTCTTCGAAGAAGGCCGCCAAGAAGTCCTCAAAGAAGGCGGCCAAGACCACCGCGAAGAAGGCGAAGAAGTCTACCAAGAAGGCAAAGACAAAGAAGAAGGCCAAGAAGGCGAAGCGCTGA
- a CDS encoding DMT family transporter has product MNHNQEALTARAAPILFVLLWSTGFVGTKYVVNNADPLTYLAIRMAIVVGLMAIIAGLARPKWPDRVGIAHSAVAGILVHGFYLGGTAIAIAHSIPAGLSALIPGLQPILTSTIANRWLGERVTPLQWAGLVLGLGGVVMILHNRPMTGEAGLGWLASVVSLISITLGTLYQRRYCNQIDWRAGNLVQYVAVTIFFAIGAFLFEDRVVHWTREFVLALAWLAVALSIGSIGLLYWLIRHAAATSVASLFYLVPAVTALMAYVLFGEKLDALAIAGMAMCAAAVFVVNRRA; this is encoded by the coding sequence ATGAATCATAATCAAGAAGCCCTGACCGCCCGCGCCGCGCCGATCCTGTTCGTCCTGCTCTGGAGCACCGGATTCGTCGGCACCAAATACGTCGTCAACAACGCCGATCCCTTGACCTATCTCGCCATCCGCATGGCGATCGTGGTCGGCCTGATGGCGATCATTGCCGGCCTCGCACGGCCGAAATGGCCGGACCGTGTCGGCATCGCGCACAGCGCGGTCGCCGGCATCCTCGTCCATGGCTTCTATCTCGGTGGCACCGCGATCGCGATCGCGCATTCGATTCCGGCCGGGCTTTCTGCGCTGATCCCGGGCCTTCAGCCGATCCTGACCTCGACAATTGCCAATCGCTGGCTCGGCGAGCGGGTGACGCCGCTGCAATGGGCGGGGCTGGTGCTCGGCCTCGGCGGCGTCGTGATGATCCTGCACAACCGTCCCATGACCGGCGAAGCCGGGCTTGGCTGGCTCGCCTCGGTGGTCTCGCTGATCAGCATCACGCTCGGCACGCTCTATCAGCGCCGCTACTGCAACCAGATCGACTGGCGCGCCGGCAATCTCGTGCAATATGTCGCTGTCACCATTTTCTTCGCGATCGGAGCCTTCCTGTTCGAGGACCGCGTGGTGCACTGGACGCGGGAGTTCGTGCTCGCGCTCGCCTGGCTCGCCGTGGCGCTCTCGATCGGATCGATCGGGCTGCTCTACTGGCTGATCCGCCACGCCGCGGCAACCTCGGTCGCGAGCCTGTTCTATCTGGTGCCGGCCGTGACAGCGCTGATGGCCTACGTGCTGTTCGGAGAGAAGCTCGATGCGCTGGCGATTGCCGGCATGGCGATGTGCGCGGCCGCGGTGTTCGTCGTCAACCGGCGCGCCTAG
- a CDS encoding host attachment protein, translating to MDKMRIDKGDWLVVCDGRKALILENLGDEMFPNLHTKEVHEQPNPSTSAQGSDAPGRLHAAAGGARSSVEQTDWHDEAERAFLRSLAGRLDAAISSGETTALTMVASPRALGMIRADYSDVVRKAIQGEVGKDLVKMPVHEIEKQLLRSGAAK from the coding sequence ATGGACAAAATGAGAATCGACAAAGGCGACTGGCTGGTCGTGTGCGACGGGCGCAAGGCGCTCATTCTGGAAAACCTCGGCGACGAGATGTTTCCGAACCTTCACACCAAGGAGGTGCACGAGCAGCCCAATCCCTCGACCAGCGCGCAAGGAAGCGACGCGCCGGGGCGACTGCACGCCGCTGCCGGCGGGGCCCGCAGCTCAGTCGAGCAGACCGATTGGCACGACGAGGCCGAGCGCGCCTTTCTGCGAAGCCTGGCCGGCCGGCTCGATGCCGCCATCAGCTCGGGCGAGACCACAGCCCTGACCATGGTGGCCTCGCCCCGCGCGCTTGGCATGATCCGCGCCGATTACTCGGACGTCGTGCGCAAGGCGATTCAAGGCGAGGTCGGCAAGGATCTCGTCAAGATGCCGGTTCACGAGATCGAGAAGCAATTGCTGCGCTCGGGCGCCGCCAAATAA
- a CDS encoding DUF3775 domain-containing protein codes for MRVIPNLSISPEKVFFVISKSRRSDNEAAGGGVVLDFGDDDMSYGRGGRGGTTDRAELAGFIRDLNVDEQIDLVALTWLGRGDGDLSNWRQLHTQAAQAHNQRTASYLIGTPMLADYLEEAMAQFGKSFEEFEEHL; via the coding sequence ATGCGAGTCATTCCAAATCTGTCGATCTCGCCGGAGAAGGTCTTCTTCGTCATTTCGAAATCGCGCCGGTCCGACAACGAGGCGGCCGGAGGCGGCGTCGTCCTGGACTTCGGCGACGATGACATGAGCTATGGCCGCGGAGGGCGCGGCGGGACCACCGACCGTGCGGAGCTCGCGGGCTTTATCCGCGATCTCAATGTCGACGAGCAGATCGATCTCGTGGCGCTGACCTGGCTTGGGCGCGGCGACGGTGATCTCTCCAATTGGCGCCAATTGCACACCCAGGCCGCGCAGGCGCACAACCAGCGCACCGCGTCCTACCTGATCGGCACGCCAATGCTCGCCGACTATCTGGAGGAGGCGATGGCGCAGTTCGGCAAGTCCTTCGAGGAATTCGAAGAACATCTCTGA